A single genomic interval of uncultured Pseudodesulfovibrio sp. harbors:
- a CDS encoding molybdenum cofactor guanylyltransferase, giving the protein MIYRASMNIAGIILAGGLGTRMGHAKKAFIEIGGQPIIERLLNVYRPLFPEIVIAAREAGDFSGFKERVAVDRFDARSSLTGIHAGLAAMSTTHGFFAACDAPFLQSGLVERLIAEVSDDDDVVIPLKEDGYREPLCAVYSKRCLPSIEAQLDRGDYKIIRFFDQVRVREVPVSKLVDGDPEMVSFFNVNTPEDLAGAEEMAQKRGL; this is encoded by the coding sequence ATGATCTACCGTGCGTCCATGAACATTGCAGGCATCATATTGGCGGGTGGTCTCGGCACCCGCATGGGCCACGCCAAAAAGGCCTTTATCGAGATAGGTGGGCAGCCGATTATCGAACGGCTGCTGAACGTGTACCGTCCGCTTTTCCCGGAAATCGTGATTGCGGCTCGTGAGGCCGGGGATTTTTCCGGGTTCAAGGAACGTGTGGCCGTGGACCGCTTTGATGCGCGCAGTTCGCTGACCGGCATTCATGCGGGGCTGGCCGCCATGAGTACGACGCATGGTTTTTTCGCGGCCTGTGACGCCCCGTTTCTGCAATCGGGACTGGTCGAACGGTTGATCGCCGAGGTGAGCGATGATGACGACGTGGTCATCCCGCTCAAGGAGGATGGATACCGGGAACCGTTGTGCGCCGTGTATTCGAAGCGGTGTTTGCCATCTATTGAGGCGCAGCTTGATCGCGGTGATTACAAGATCATCAGGTTCTTCGATCAGGTCCGGGTCAGGGAAGTGCCGGTGTCGAAACTCGTGGACGGCGATCCGGAAATGGTTTCGTTTTTCAACGTCAATACGCCCGAGGACCTTGCCGGAGCCGAAGAGATGGCGCAAAAGCGGGGGCTGTAA
- a CDS encoding insulinase family protein, translating to MSHGFTKVRELEIAEMSSVAHVYRHDKTGARVLSIVNDDENKVFGISFRTPPEDSTGVAHILEHSVLCGSEKYPVKEPFVELLKGSLQTFLNALTFPDKTCYPVASANAQDFYNLVDVYLDAVFYPRLTENTLKQEGWHYEMESADKPVTYKGVVYNEMKGAYSSPDSLLYEHSQQSLFPDHTYGIDSGGDPEIIPELTFKQFMDFHRDHYHPSNAYAYFYGDDAPEKRLAILDEVFSKFEKIDVEKTRIPLKERFSEAVSVRESYPASGNLSKGMFTVNWLLSETADANLNLALHVLEHILVGLPSSPLKKALMDSGLGDDLAGVGLEADMRQMFFSVGLKGIHPSNAIKAESVIFHTIKELVENGIDTKDIEAAINSVEFSLRENNTGSYPRGLSLMFQALSTWIYDDEGVEGDPLLLLPFEEPLRNIKGWIENGDKIFEELLARLFLHNPHRSTVLLEPDQKLSAAIARKEAGRLKKVKESLTDKQIEKVIADAQELSRLQGEPDSPEALASIPRLSVADLPRDNRIIPTEHREVAGAPLLYHDLATNGIAYFDFGFDLAAVPAELLPFVPVFGRALLESGTEKRNYVDLSQWIACTSGGIWTQPFSAPVRDSREAASRLFLRAKATADKVGETAAIITEVLTSAKLDSKERIARIVSEARARMEQRLVPAGHQVVATRLRARTHAGYAVEELLSGLTNLEFLRSLEKRIEEDFRKVAKDLEKLRSLLISRNSVIVNATMDQSMFAAVEPELASVVSALPEVDAEPVKRGPLSLPAREGLAIPAQVNYVGKGVNAADHGFSFTGAAQAVNKMIRTGYLWEKVRVQGGAYGAFCLMDRVAGSLAFVSYRDPNLEATVKAFDATAEYLETVTLNADELEKSVIGAIGEIDAYQLPDAKGFTGMVRHLTGQDDAFLQTVRDEALAADEKDFRAFAEAVRINAENGAICVLGDELAMENSGLDLQIKRVL from the coding sequence ATGAGTCACGGATTCACGAAAGTCAGGGAACTGGAAATAGCGGAGATGTCGTCTGTCGCGCATGTCTACCGGCACGACAAGACCGGTGCGCGGGTGCTGTCCATCGTCAACGATGATGAAAACAAGGTGTTCGGCATTTCGTTCCGCACGCCGCCCGAGGATTCCACGGGCGTGGCCCACATCCTCGAGCACTCGGTGCTGTGCGGGTCGGAAAAGTATCCCGTGAAGGAACCGTTCGTGGAACTGCTCAAAGGCTCGCTCCAGACGTTCCTGAACGCGCTGACCTTCCCGGACAAGACTTGCTATCCGGTGGCGAGCGCCAATGCACAGGATTTCTACAATCTGGTGGACGTGTATCTTGACGCCGTCTTCTACCCCCGCCTGACAGAGAACACCCTCAAGCAGGAGGGCTGGCACTATGAAATGGAAAGCGCGGACAAGCCTGTCACGTACAAGGGCGTCGTATATAATGAAATGAAGGGCGCGTATTCTTCTCCGGATTCTCTGCTGTATGAACACTCCCAGCAGTCGCTGTTTCCGGACCACACCTACGGCATCGATTCCGGCGGCGATCCCGAGATCATCCCTGAGCTGACCTTCAAGCAGTTCATGGATTTCCACCGTGATCATTATCATCCGTCCAATGCCTACGCCTATTTCTACGGTGACGACGCCCCGGAGAAACGGCTGGCCATTCTCGACGAGGTTTTTTCGAAATTCGAGAAGATCGACGTGGAGAAGACCCGCATCCCGCTCAAGGAGCGGTTCTCCGAAGCCGTGTCCGTGCGCGAGAGCTATCCCGCTTCCGGCAACCTTTCCAAGGGTATGTTCACGGTGAACTGGCTGCTGTCCGAGACTGCGGACGCCAACCTGAACCTCGCCCTGCATGTGCTGGAGCACATCCTTGTGGGCCTGCCGTCATCGCCGCTCAAGAAAGCGCTCATGGATTCCGGGCTGGGCGACGACCTCGCCGGGGTCGGCCTTGAAGCGGACATGCGGCAGATGTTCTTCTCGGTGGGACTCAAGGGCATTCACCCGTCCAACGCCATCAAGGCCGAGTCGGTCATCTTCCACACCATCAAGGAACTGGTGGAGAACGGCATTGACACCAAGGATATTGAAGCGGCGATCAATTCGGTTGAATTCTCCCTGCGCGAGAACAATACCGGCTCCTACCCGCGCGGCCTGTCCCTGATGTTTCAGGCGTTGTCCACATGGATTTACGACGACGAAGGTGTCGAGGGCGACCCGCTGCTTCTGCTGCCGTTCGAAGAACCGCTCCGCAACATCAAGGGGTGGATTGAAAACGGCGACAAGATTTTCGAAGAGTTGCTGGCCCGTCTGTTCCTGCACAATCCGCATCGCTCCACCGTGCTGCTGGAGCCGGACCAGAAGCTGTCCGCTGCCATCGCGCGCAAGGAAGCCGGACGCCTCAAAAAGGTTAAGGAAAGCCTGACCGACAAGCAGATCGAAAAGGTCATCGCGGACGCACAGGAGCTTTCGCGCTTGCAGGGCGAGCCGGATTCCCCGGAAGCCCTTGCTTCCATTCCGCGTCTGTCCGTTGCCGACCTGCCCCGCGACAACCGCATCATCCCCACGGAACACCGCGAAGTCGCCGGTGCGCCGCTGCTGTATCACGATCTCGCCACCAACGGCATTGCCTACTTCGATTTCGGGTTCGACCTCGCCGCCGTGCCTGCCGAACTGTTGCCGTTCGTGCCCGTATTCGGTCGGGCGCTGCTCGAATCCGGTACGGAAAAGCGCAACTACGTGGACCTGTCCCAGTGGATCGCCTGCACGTCCGGCGGCATCTGGACCCAGCCGTTTTCCGCTCCGGTGCGCGATTCCAGGGAAGCCGCGTCCCGCCTGTTCCTGAGGGCCAAAGCCACGGCCGACAAGGTCGGTGAAACCGCGGCTATCATCACTGAGGTGTTGACATCGGCCAAGCTTGACAGCAAGGAGCGCATTGCCCGCATCGTGTCCGAGGCCCGCGCCCGCATGGAGCAACGGCTCGTGCCTGCCGGACATCAGGTGGTGGCGACCCGTCTGCGTGCCCGCACCCATGCCGGATATGCCGTGGAAGAACTCCTGTCCGGCCTGACCAATCTCGAATTCCTGCGTTCGCTCGAAAAGCGTATCGAAGAGGACTTCCGCAAGGTCGCCAAGGACCTTGAGAAATTGCGCTCCCTGCTCATTTCCAGAAACAGCGTCATCGTCAACGCGACCATGGACCAGTCCATGTTCGCCGCTGTGGAGCCGGAGTTGGCGTCCGTGGTCTCGGCTCTGCCGGAAGTGGACGCCGAACCCGTGAAGCGCGGTCCGCTTTCCCTGCCCGCCCGTGAAGGCCTCGCCATCCCGGCGCAGGTCAACTATGTGGGCAAGGGTGTGAACGCCGCTGATCACGGTTTCTCTTTCACCGGCGCGGCACAGGCCGTGAACAAGATGATCCGCACTGGCTATCTGTGGGAAAAGGTTCGCGTGCAGGGCGGTGCCTACGGCGCGTTCTGCCTCATGGACCGTGTCGCCGGAAGTCTGGCATTCGTGTCCTACCGCGACCCCAACCTCGAAGCCACGGTTAAGGCCTTTGACGCCACGGCCGAGTATCTCGAAACCGTCACCCTGAACGCGGACGAGCTGGAAAAGTCCGTGATCGGTGCCATCGGCGAGATTGACGCCTACCAGTTGCCGGACGCCAAAGGGTTTACCGGCATGGTACGACACCTCACAGGGCAGGACGACGCCTTTCTCCAGACCGTTCGTGACGAAGCGCTGGCAGCCGATGAAAAGGACTTCCGTGCCTTTGCCGAAGCCGTCCGCATCAATGCCGAAAACGGCGCGATCTGCGTGCTCGGTGATGAACTCGCCATGGAAAACTCGGGACTCGATCTGCAAATCAAGCGGGTTCTGTAA
- a CDS encoding redoxin domain-containing protein yields the protein MSCEHNHEEMLPEFAKVGQKVPAFTMEAFDPSEGGFCEVDLGALREKGKWAILFFYPADFTFVCPTELADLAAKHAELDKLGAEVISVSTDTKFTHLAWKTDERMLADVKYKMAADPTGEVSRFFDVWDYDTGLALRGTFIINPDGLLVSSEVNFYNVGRNGDELARKMEANNYLKDHPAEACPAKWAPGDKTLTPSEKLVGKVYEALND from the coding sequence ATGAGCTGCGAACATAACCACGAAGAAATGCTGCCCGAATTCGCCAAGGTAGGACAGAAAGTCCCTGCATTCACCATGGAAGCCTTTGACCCGAGCGAGGGCGGTTTCTGCGAAGTGGACCTCGGCGCACTGCGCGAAAAAGGAAAATGGGCGATCCTCTTTTTCTACCCGGCCGACTTCACGTTTGTCTGCCCCACCGAGCTTGCCGATCTCGCTGCCAAGCACGCAGAGTTGGATAAGCTTGGAGCCGAGGTGATCTCCGTGTCCACGGACACCAAATTCACCCATCTGGCATGGAAGACCGACGAACGCATGCTGGCCGACGTGAAATACAAGATGGCTGCCGACCCGACCGGCGAAGTGTCCCGCTTCTTTGACGTCTGGGACTATGACACAGGTCTCGCACTGCGCGGCACCTTCATCATCAACCCCGACGGCCTGCTGGTCTCTTCCGAGGTCAACTTCTACAACGTGGGCCGCAACGGCGACGAACTGGCCCGCAAGATGGAAGCCAACAATTACCTCAAGGACCACCCCGCCGAGGCCTGCCCCGCCAAATGGGCACCCGGCGACAAGACCCTCACCCCGAGCGAAAAACTCGTGGGCAAGGTATACGAAGCTCTCAACGACTAG
- a CDS encoding RHS repeat-associated core domain-containing protein codes for MKNPYSYTLNHDPQGRIIEKTEKVAGEPVTWTYAYDKAGRLAKCERNGWPVCDCWYDRAGRRACDSFPKSVEGDLRRYEYDMDNRLSRAGKNSYMHDENGFRSMWNHKGKYTLYEYSSDYRLLKADQKDEGRTFTFRHDDEGRRIAKYCNGELVEAYEWLDFIRLAGYWDGRNSYEFAYEDDERTPFAIRRDDGAVAYLFHDQVGSLRVVADTSGNMIKAIQYDPFGGIIEDSNPDFAIPLGFAGGLHDRDLGFVRFGFRDYDTYTSRWTAPDPIGDAGRDSDWYGYCLDDPVNANDPLGLFRFGKRPLDFLPESWHGVGTDGSTADKGNYELKHEHGFYEDGTGDNVGLGSKGKMTDEDITQYKLGDTRFDDNLMREAEKSLDPGNYKLLKMGSKSNNCQDYADRLRERYRFLRTAKKH; via the coding sequence ATGAAAAATCCTTACAGTTATACGTTGAATCACGACCCACAGGGTCGCATTATCGAGAAAACCGAAAAAGTAGCGGGCGAACCCGTCACATGGACCTACGCCTATGACAAGGCGGGCCGCCTCGCCAAATGCGAGCGCAACGGCTGGCCCGTCTGCGATTGCTGGTATGACCGTGCCGGACGCCGCGCGTGCGACAGCTTCCCCAAATCCGTGGAAGGCGATCTTCGCCGCTACGAATACGACATGGACAATCGCCTCTCGCGCGCCGGGAAAAACAGCTACATGCACGATGAAAACGGCTTCCGCAGCATGTGGAACCACAAGGGCAAGTACACGCTGTACGAGTATTCGTCGGACTACCGCCTGCTGAAAGCCGACCAGAAAGACGAGGGCCGCACCTTCACCTTCCGCCATGACGACGAAGGCCGCCGTATTGCGAAATATTGCAACGGCGAATTGGTCGAGGCCTACGAATGGCTCGATTTCATCCGCCTTGCCGGATACTGGGACGGCAGAAACTCATACGAATTCGCCTACGAAGATGACGAACGCACGCCCTTTGCCATACGCCGCGACGACGGGGCCGTAGCCTACCTTTTCCACGATCAGGTCGGCAGCCTCCGCGTTGTTGCCGACACAAGCGGCAACATGATAAAGGCTATCCAGTATGACCCGTTCGGCGGCATCATTGAGGACAGCAATCCCGACTTTGCCATCCCCCTCGGCTTCGCAGGCGGCCTGCATGATCGCGATCTGGGGTTCGTCAGGTTCGGCTTTCGGGATTACGACACATACACCAGTCGCTGGACCGCGCCCGATCCGATAGGCGACGCGGGCAGGGATTCGGACTGGTATGGCTATTGTCTGGATGATCCTGTTAATGCGAATGATCCGTTGGGGTTGTTCCGATTTGGGAAAAGGCCTTTGGATTTTCTGCCAGAGAGCTGGCACGGGGTCGGTACGGATGGCTCAACAGCAGATAAAGGGAATTACGAATTGAAACATGAGCATGGATTCTATGAAGACGGGACCGGAGATAATGTAGGCTTGGGAAGCAAGGGCAAAATGACTGATGAGGATATCACTCAGTACAAACTTGGTGATACCCGGTTTGACGACAACTTGATGCGAGAAGCAGAAAAGAGTCTTGATCCGGGCAATTACAAATTGCTGAAAATGGGGAGCAAATCAAACAACTGCCAAGACTATGCAGACAGGCTGCGTGAAAGGTACCGCTTTCTGCGTACTGCCAAGAAGCATTAA
- a CDS encoding VOC family protein — MKYVHTNIVADDWKRLAQFYQDVLGCVPVPPERDLKGEWVDKLTGLTGAHITGIHLRLPGWGDDGPTLEIFQYDNSNERLPIATNNPGFGHIAFQVDDVEEAVAAFLANGGSPVGELLVHQYPDGRYLTVRYVADPEGNVVELQSWSEKQG; from the coding sequence ATGAAATACGTTCATACCAATATCGTGGCTGACGATTGGAAACGATTGGCACAATTCTATCAGGATGTGCTGGGCTGTGTGCCGGTCCCCCCGGAACGTGACCTCAAGGGGGAGTGGGTCGATAAACTCACGGGACTGACCGGCGCGCACATCACGGGGATTCACCTTCGTTTGCCCGGTTGGGGAGACGACGGGCCGACTCTGGAGATATTCCAATACGACAATTCTAACGAACGGTTGCCCATCGCCACCAACAATCCCGGCTTCGGGCACATAGCGTTCCAGGTGGATGACGTCGAGGAAGCCGTGGCCGCCTTTCTGGCAAATGGCGGATCGCCGGTAGGTGAGTTGTTGGTTCACCAATACCCGGACGGTCGGTATCTTACCGTTCGGTACGTGGCCGACCCTGAAGGCAATGTGGTGGAATTGCAGAGCTGGTCTGAAAAGCAGGGATAA
- a CDS encoding response regulator, which yields MNTPFRSEDRPARILVVDDSKSVRFALQTNLVEAGFEVVLGVDGEDGLKRALHGDFDLIVTDVDMPKMDGIELCSRLKAEFKTSHIPIIVLSTRDSDKQVEDGFRVGADAYLSKAGDMQENIGRIRDVLQARSFLTGSRILVADDSSSIRLFLKAELSNEGFIVETVADGKQALERVPDFKPDLIISDLMMPEMDGSDLCRALKKDERFSRIPVIIMSTLSDKPLMRRLMREGAATFLVKPFSVAQLSIVIEEIFSSNFRLLLEEKERLQMEHELTLAAIASLVQALEARDSLTRGHSERVALIAVGIGEELGYDQSELDRLLLIGRLHDLGKIGVRDDVLLKESRLDATEFEHVKAHSSMVADILRPIESLHDILEVTLSHHERWDGKGYPDGLKGEDIPFKARIISVADVFEAVTSERPYRDSMPKRVAVDIIREERGKQLCPTCVDAFLRWYERTGGEIDLPDEFQQG from the coding sequence ATGAATACCCCATTCCGTTCAGAAGACCGTCCTGCCCGCATTCTCGTTGTGGATGATTCCAAATCAGTTCGTTTTGCCTTGCAGACCAATCTTGTCGAGGCCGGATTCGAAGTCGTGCTTGGCGTTGATGGTGAAGATGGCCTGAAAAGAGCCCTACATGGGGATTTCGACCTCATTGTCACTGATGTCGATATGCCCAAAATGGACGGGATTGAGCTTTGTTCCCGCCTCAAGGCGGAATTCAAGACGTCCCATATTCCTATCATCGTGTTGTCTACCCGTGATTCGGACAAGCAGGTTGAAGACGGTTTTCGAGTGGGGGCCGATGCCTATCTTTCCAAAGCCGGGGACATGCAGGAAAACATCGGGCGCATCAGGGATGTCCTTCAGGCCCGCAGTTTTCTGACAGGAAGCCGCATTCTGGTCGCGGACGACTCCTCAAGCATCCGCCTGTTCCTGAAGGCCGAGCTTTCCAATGAAGGGTTTATCGTGGAAACGGTCGCGGACGGGAAGCAGGCTCTTGAACGGGTACCTGATTTCAAGCCCGATCTGATCATCTCCGACCTGATGATGCCGGAGATGGACGGAAGCGATCTCTGCCGCGCTTTAAAGAAGGATGAACGATTCAGTCGTATTCCCGTTATCATCATGTCCACCCTGAGCGACAAGCCGCTCATGCGACGCCTCATGCGTGAAGGGGCGGCGACGTTTCTGGTCAAGCCCTTCAGCGTGGCGCAGCTCTCCATTGTCATCGAAGAAATTTTCTCATCCAACTTCCGGCTGCTCCTTGAGGAAAAGGAGCGCCTCCAGATGGAGCACGAACTGACGCTGGCCGCCATCGCCAGTCTGGTTCAGGCCCTTGAAGCGCGGGACAGCCTCACCCGCGGCCATTCCGAGCGTGTGGCGCTCATTGCCGTGGGGATTGGTGAAGAACTGGGGTATGACCAGTCCGAACTGGATCGGCTGCTGCTCATCGGACGCCTGCATGACCTCGGCAAGATCGGCGTACGTGACGACGTGCTGCTCAAGGAATCCCGCCTCGACGCGACAGAATTCGAACACGTCAAGGCGCACTCAAGCATGGTGGCGGACATCCTGCGTCCCATAGAAAGCCTGCATGACATTCTCGAAGTCACGCTTTCCCATCATGAGCGGTGGGACGGCAAAGGATATCCCGATGGCCTCAAGGGCGAGGATATTCCGTTCAAGGCCCGCATCATCTCCGTGGCGGACGTGTTCGAAGCCGTTACTTCGGAGCGGCCGTACCGTGATTCCATGCCCAAGCGGGTCGCTGTTGACATCATCCGAGAGGAGCGGGGCAAGCAGTTGTGCCCCACCTGCGTGGACGCTTTTCTCCGATGGTATGAGCGCACTGGCGGCGAGATCGACCTGCCTGATGAATTCCAGCAGGGATAG
- a CDS encoding DEAD/DEAH box helicase has translation MDSPVSEYVAALLDSERMAHQVAHHRLIEGADSRHAAPRRPWAGAITNALSLMGIDKLYSHQAEAADHVRAGHHVVVATPTASGKTLTYNLPVMEHCLTDPEAKALYLFPLKALAQDQLKGFNELATFLPEDRRPTAAIYDGDTTPHFRKKIRNSPPNVIMSNPEMIHLSMLPYHASWAEFLSGLTHIVVDEVHTYRGVMGSHMAMVFRRLIRLCEYYGARPTFIFCSATIGNPVELCSMLTGLDVHPILESGAARGGRHMVFLNPDGSPAQAAIQLLQAALARNLRTIVYCQSRKLTELIAVWATERSGQFKGKISAYRAGFLPEERREVETKMADGDLLAVISTSALELGIDIGGLDVCIMVGYPGSVMATLQRGGRVGRSRQDSVVALVAQEDALDQYFMRNPEDFFSRPPESAMLNPHNPVVMDRHLVCAAAELTLRRGETFLNEEPVAQRVDELIRFGHLYEAEDELPGHPTEIVSPRKRPHRDVDLRGAGQSMHIEDNTGRDGTGDTKAPVIGTIDQHRAFREAHPGAVYLHRGATYVITDLDLGAGAVRTQKKRVGYYTKPRGSKNTEILEVLGQKASFGTRVYFGRVKVTEQITGYEKRSVRGGKLLGIMPLDLPPLVFETESIWFEIPSEVRRRCEEEFMHFMGGIHAFEHAAIGMLPLLVMTDRNDLGGISTPIHEQVKGAAVFIYDGMPGGAGLTRQAFEKADELIQTTLRTIESCPCEVGCPSCVHSPKCGSGNRPIDKRAAQFVLESILSGDPKSIEPKEIDVNASGSLFDHGVEKPTPKRYGVIDIETRYSAQEVGGWNRADRMGVSIACVYDSKDDCMHDYEQDQMDELVAHLKQFDLVIGFNHVKFDYAVLGGLHPFRFRDLPNLDLLVEVNNRLGYRLKLDNIAQATLDVGKSADGLMALEWWKEGRLDLITEYCRQDVAVTRDVYLFGREHGHVFFTNKAGQKVKLPISW, from the coding sequence GTGGACAGTCCTGTATCAGAATACGTCGCGGCCCTGCTCGACAGCGAACGCATGGCCCATCAGGTCGCGCATCACCGCCTCATCGAAGGAGCCGACTCCCGTCACGCCGCCCCACGCCGCCCGTGGGCCGGAGCCATTACCAACGCCCTCTCGCTCATGGGCATCGACAAGCTCTATTCGCATCAGGCGGAAGCCGCAGACCATGTCCGCGCCGGACATCACGTGGTGGTCGCCACCCCCACGGCCAGCGGAAAGACGCTCACGTACAACCTGCCGGTCATGGAGCACTGCCTGACCGACCCGGAAGCCAAGGCGCTCTATCTCTTCCCGCTCAAGGCGCTGGCGCAGGACCAACTCAAGGGGTTCAACGAACTGGCCACGTTCCTGCCCGAAGACCGCCGCCCCACCGCCGCCATCTACGACGGCGACACCACACCCCATTTCCGGAAGAAAATCCGCAACTCGCCACCCAACGTGATCATGTCCAACCCGGAAATGATCCACCTGTCCATGCTTCCGTATCATGCGTCATGGGCCGAATTCCTGTCCGGCCTGACGCATATCGTGGTGGACGAGGTACACACCTACCGCGGCGTCATGGGATCACACATGGCCATGGTCTTCCGGCGGCTGATACGGTTGTGCGAATACTACGGCGCGCGCCCGACCTTCATTTTCTGCTCGGCCACCATCGGCAACCCCGTGGAGCTGTGTTCCATGCTCACCGGGCTGGATGTTCACCCCATCCTCGAATCCGGGGCCGCACGCGGCGGACGCCACATGGTCTTTCTCAACCCGGACGGCTCCCCGGCACAGGCAGCCATCCAGCTTTTGCAGGCGGCGCTGGCCCGGAACCTACGCACCATCGTCTACTGCCAGTCCCGCAAGCTGACCGAACTCATCGCGGTCTGGGCCACGGAACGCAGCGGGCAGTTCAAGGGAAAGATTTCCGCATACCGTGCCGGGTTCCTGCCCGAGGAACGGCGCGAGGTGGAAACGAAAATGGCGGACGGCGACCTGCTCGCGGTCATCTCCACCTCGGCCCTTGAGCTGGGCATCGACATCGGCGGCCTCGACGTCTGCATCATGGTCGGCTACCCCGGCTCGGTCATGGCGACCCTCCAACGCGGCGGACGCGTGGGCCGCAGCCGACAGGACAGCGTGGTCGCCCTTGTGGCGCAGGAAGACGCGCTCGACCAATATTTCATGCGTAACCCGGAAGACTTCTTTTCGCGCCCGCCGGAATCGGCCATGCTCAACCCGCACAACCCCGTGGTCATGGACCGCCATCTGGTCTGCGCCGCGGCCGAACTCACCCTCAGACGGGGCGAGACATTCCTGAACGAGGAGCCCGTGGCACAGCGGGTGGATGAACTGATCCGGTTCGGACACCTATACGAAGCCGAGGATGAACTCCCCGGTCATCCGACGGAAATCGTCTCACCGCGCAAGCGCCCGCACCGGGACGTTGACCTGCGCGGCGCAGGACAGTCCATGCACATCGAAGACAACACAGGCAGGGACGGAACCGGCGACACCAAGGCCCCCGTCATCGGGACCATCGACCAGCACCGGGCATTCCGCGAGGCGCACCCTGGCGCGGTCTACCTGCATCGCGGCGCGACCTACGTCATCACGGACCTCGACCTCGGGGCCGGGGCCGTTCGTACGCAAAAGAAGCGCGTGGGCTATTACACCAAACCGCGCGGCAGCAAGAACACGGAAATCCTGGAAGTACTCGGACAGAAGGCGAGCTTCGGCACCCGCGTCTACTTCGGGCGGGTCAAGGTCACGGAACAGATCACAGGCTATGAAAAACGCTCAGTCCGCGGGGGCAAGCTGCTCGGCATCATGCCGCTGGACCTGCCACCGCTGGTTTTCGAGACCGAGTCCATCTGGTTTGAGATTCCAAGCGAGGTCCGCCGCCGCTGCGAAGAGGAATTCATGCACTTCATGGGCGGCATCCACGCCTTTGAACACGCGGCCATCGGCATGCTGCCGCTCTTGGTCATGACCGACCGCAACGACCTCGGCGGCATCTCCACGCCCATCCATGAACAGGTAAAAGGGGCTGCGGTATTCATCTACGACGGCATGCCCGGTGGTGCCGGACTGACACGGCAGGCTTTCGAAAAAGCGGACGAGTTGATACAGACAACCCTGCGGACCATCGAATCCTGCCCGTGCGAAGTGGGCTGCCCGTCCTGCGTGCATTCCCCGAAATGCGGGTCCGGCAACCGCCCCATTGACAAGCGCGCCGCGCAGTTCGTGCTGGAGTCCATCCTTTCCGGCGACCCGAAATCCATTGAACCCAAGGAGATCGACGTGAACGCATCCGGTTCCCTCTTTGACCATGGCGTGGAAAAGCCGACCCCGAAACGGTACGGCGTCATCGACATTGAAACCCGCTACTCCGCGCAGGAAGTGGGCGGCTGGAACCGTGCCGACCGCATGGGCGTGTCCATTGCCTGCGTCTACGATTCCAAAGACGACTGCATGCACGATTACGAGCAGGACCAGATGGACGAACTGGTGGCGCACCTCAAGCAGTTCGACCTTGTCATCGGATTCAACCACGTCAAATTCGACTACGCCGTGCTGGGCGGCCTGCATCCCTTCCGTTTCCGCGACCTGCCGAATCTCGACCTGCTGGTGGAAGTCAACAACCGTCTGGGCTACCGGCTCAAGCTCGACAACATCGCGCAGGCCACGCTCGACGTGGGCAAATCCGCGGACGGCCTCATGGCCCTTGAGTGGTGGAAGGAAGGCCGCCTTGATCTCATCACGGAATACTGCCGTCAGGATGTGGCCGTCACCCGCGACGTCTACCTGTTCGGCCGCGAACACGGGCACGTCTTTTTCACGAACAAGGCCGGACAGAAGGTCAAGCTGCCGATCAGTTGGTAA